Genomic window (Luteibacter yeojuensis):
GACATGCGAGATGGCCTTGCCGCGAGTGCGGAAGAACACCAGGTCGCCCGTCTTCATTTCGTTGCGCTTGACCTTCAGGCCGGCGAGGAACTGGCTGGCGGAGTTGGTCGGGAGATCGAGGCCGATGCTGTGCAGGAACACGTAGCGGACGAAACCGCTGCAGTCGAACCCGGTGGACGGTTTGCGGCCGCCGCGGTGGTAGCGGATGTCGCGGAGCTTCATGGCGAAGGCGAGAAGCGCCTCGCGGGCGTGGCCGTCGACGTGGCCGGCCAGCTTGTCGGTGGCGGCGGCGACGAGGCTGTCACCGTCGTCGTCGGAGGCCGCGCCGTCATCGGAGGCGGCGGTATCGGCCGCCTTCGGCGCGGCGATCGTAGCGATATCGGAAACGGTGGACTGGGCCAGCGCGGTGGCCGGGGCGAACACCGGCAGGTCCGTGAGAAGGAGCGTGGCGGACTGATCAAGACCCTGTGGAGCGGTGATCGTGTCGGCGATGGCGGGTGTTACGGCGGCGATACAGCAGGAGGCTAACGCGAGAGCGGTCAGTCGCTTTAAATACATGAGCGAAAAGGCCTATTCATCGTGAGGTTAAGCCGCCGTGAAGGTGAGACGACCGTGAACGAGCGGTGAAGTTACCAAACCGCCTCCCCCTAGTTGTTGGCATAAAGTTAAAAACGACCATTCCTAGGAAAGATTCAGACTAGTCGCAAAGAAATGCGGCTTTTCGGCCAAAAACCTGAACAGGTTTAGGCACTTGCCTTCACATTCGTGAGGACTGACGGATAGCCCGCAAGGCCTCCGGCCGCGAATCGCAGCGGTCAGACCTTGTAGGATCTTGCCCCGAAGATGGCCGAGCCGATCCGCAGCTCGGTACTGCCTTCGGCAATAGCGAGAGCGTAATCCCCGCTCATGCCCATGGAGAGGCGATCCACCGCGTGGCCAGCCTCGCGGGCCCTGTCACGCAGACGATACAGGGTGCGGAAGCACGCTCTCACCCGCTCCTCGTCCTCGCTCGCCTCGGCGAGCGTCATCAGTCCGCGCAGGCGCAGCGAGTGGAAGGCCTTCAGTTCGTCGAGGAACGGGAGCAGGTCGGCGGGGGATATCCCCGATTTCGTTTCCTCCGGCGAGGTTTTTACCTGCACGAGCACGTCGATCGCACGGCCGCGCGCCTGCAACGCCTTGTCCAGGGCCACGGCGAGGTCGGGGCGGTCGAGCGACTGAACCTCGCTGGCGTAGGTCGCGACCACCTTCGCCTTATTCGTCTGCAGGTGGCCGATGACCACCCATTCCAGGTTTTCCCCGGCTAGCGCCGTTGCCTTCGCCTGGATCTCCTGTGCCTTGTTCTCCCCGAAACGACGCAAGCCCAGACCGACGGCCTCGCGCACGATATCCACGCCGAAGGTCTTGCTGACGGGAAGCAGGACGACCTCCGCCGGATCGCGTCCCGCCTGGCGGCAGGCATCGGCCATCGACGCCCGCACGGCAGCGAGCCGCCCCGCCAGCGTCGAGACGTCGAAGGTCATGCCTTCGACGCTTCCTGGAAGTGGCGTGCCACCACGTCGGCCACCACCATGCTCACGCGCTTGCCGGTGGGGATGTGCAGGAATTCGTTCGGCCCATGCGCATTCGAGTGCGGACCGAGCACGCCCGTGATGAGGAACTGCGCCTGCGGGAATTTCTCCCCCAGCATGCCCATGAACGGAATGCTGCCACCCTCGCCCATGTACGCGGCCGGTGCGCCGAAATAATGCTCGGAGGCCTTCGCCACCGCTTCCTCCAGCCATGGCGAGAGCGCCGGCGCGTTCCAGCCGCTGCCGTCCTTCTCGAGGTCGAAGGTGACCTTCGCGCCGTACGGCGGGTCCTTCTCCAGCAGCTGCTTCAGGAACTTGCCCGCCTGTGCACCGGAAAGCGTCGGCGGCACGCGCAGGCTGAGCTTCACCGAGGTCTTCGGACGCAGCACGTTGCCCGCGCTGTCCAGCGGCGGCATGCCGCCCACGCCGGTGACGGCGAGCTGCGGGCGCCATGTGCGGTTGAGCACCAGTTCGGCCAGGTCGTCGGTGACGGGCTTCATGCCGTCCACGAAGGGGAACTTATCGTAGACCGCGGTGCCGAG
Coding sequences:
- a CDS encoding YggS family pyridoxal phosphate-dependent enzyme, whose product is MTFDVSTLAGRLAAVRASMADACRQAGRDPAEVVLLPVSKTFGVDIVREAVGLGLRRFGENKAQEIQAKATALAGENLEWVVIGHLQTNKAKVVATYASEVQSLDRPDLAVALDKALQARGRAIDVLVQVKTSPEETKSGISPADLLPFLDELKAFHSLRLRGLMTLAEASEDEERVRACFRTLYRLRDRAREAGHAVDRLSMGMSGDYALAIAEGSTELRIGSAIFGARSYKV
- a CDS encoding C40 family peptidase, which encodes MFAPATALAQSTVSDIATIAAPKAADTAASDDGAASDDDGDSLVAAATDKLAGHVDGHAREALLAFAMKLRDIRYHRGGRKPSTGFDCSGFVRYVFLHSIGLDLPTNSASQFLAGLKVKRNEMKTGDLVFFRTRGKAISHVGIYIDNGQFIHSPSAGKTVRVDSLNEAYWAKHFVGAKRPEGIAKI